From the Actinopolymorpha singaporensis genome, the window CACCGCCTTCGGCCGCCGGTCGGCGAGAAGGTAGATGGGAGGTCGGCGCCGTCGCGTCGTACGGGAGACCGGTCCTGGCGCTGGCCCCGGCGGGGAGAGGCAGTCGGAGAGTCACACCCTGGTGTGATCCGCGATGTCGGTCCGGGAACCTACGCTGGACGGCTGTGACCACTCCCACGGATCCGCCGGCCGAAGCCCACCAGGGTGCCGGCCGCTCGGTCGTGGCCAGGGTCGCCCCGTTGGTGGGCGCGGTCACGCTCGCGACGGTGCTGGGCGCCTCCGGGGCGGTGTTCACCAGCACCAACTACCGGGTCGACGCACCGGGGGCCGTGGGCGTGTTCGTCGCGCTGTGGCAGGTGGTCCCGCTGCCGGTCGCGGTGCGCCGGCCGCTCGTCGCCTGGTGTGTGTACGCGCCGACACTGGTCGTGGCGCCGCTGCTCGTCGTACCCGTCGACTCCTCCGAGCCGTGGCCGCTCCTGCCGCCGGCCCTGATCGCCTACCTCGTCGTCCAGGTGGTGCTGGCCTGGCGGCGCCCTCCCCACGTCGCGGCAGTCGCCTGGGCGCTTGCCTGCGCGACGTTCGCCGTGATGGCGCAGACCGGCGACCCGCGGCTGGACACCGGCC encodes:
- a CDS encoding histidine kinase; translation: MTTPTDPPAEAHQGAGRSVVARVAPLVGAVTLATVLGASGAVFTSTNYRVDAPGAVGVFVALWQVVPLPVAVRRPLVAWCVYAPTLVVAPLLVVPVDSSEPWPLLPPALIAYLVVQVVLAWRRPPHVAAVAWALACATFAVMAQTGDPRLDTGPDVTLFVLTSALALVAGVGLRIRTRMRARLLAEERLSAEERARRMLLEERARIAREMHDIVAHHMSVIVVQASTAEYRLAGLPSAKTHIGRIFTKLDLRDRAQAVIFAYESGLVTAGADQERR